In the Clostridium sp. 'White wine YQ' genome, CTTGTCCTGAACTAAAAGCTGTATAGTTATCATTTAAAGAAACATTCACGTCATCAATTTTAATGTTCTGAGTATTAAGAGTATTCTTTATCTCTTGAACTTTAGAATTTAATAAATCATATGCTTCTTTATTTGATGCATTTATGGTAGCCTTCATCTGTTCTCCTTGCGCCACTAGTTTAATAGTAATTTCACCTAAATCTTTAGGGTTCATCTTAACTGTAAGCTCTTTTAAACTTGAAGTTTCCATAAACTTAATTGTCTTTATCACATCTTGAGTAATATTAGCCTTAGAGATACTTTGTGCTTCATTAACTACATTATCTACAGGAACTTGTACTCTATTAAGATTTAATTGCGCTGCTTTATCAAAATTGTCGTTTCCTTTTCCCTTTAGAATACTTTGTAAAAAGTCATCTTCTTTAGAACTTTCAGAATTACTCTCTTCTTTGCTTCCATCTGTATTAGAAGAAACATCTACAGTTTTTGTTATCCTTGAAGCATCCGTATTAGTTTTATCAACATTTGCTAAGCTATTTTCATTACCTTTTTGTGAAGAGTTATTATTTTTTATCTTCGTTTCATCAGCAGATTTAGCAGTACCATCTTCTACTTTTGAATCAGTTATGTAACCTTGATTACTTACATTAGAAGTGTTCATATCTTTTGTTACATCACCTATAGCCTTTGGTATTTCTTTTACTACGTCTTGTAACTTAGATAAGATGTCCTTAAACTGTTCTCCTCCATCCATATCAGTAAGCAACTTAACTATTTCTGCACTAATATTTCCAGTTTCACCATTTTGAACAGGATTTAATTTTAACTCCTGGATAATATCATTAACTTTCGTAAATAAAGCTTTGTTTTGAATATCAGCTAAAGATAAATCTTGTGAGTTTTGAAGGCTCTGTCCCCCCAATAAATTCATTGTATTTGTTAATTGACCATTTACTCCTTGAGTTTCAGAAATACCATTTTTCTGATCCTTTAGGTTTTGAAGTGCTAATATTAATGAATTTATAACAGAAAGTAAATCCTCTATGCTCTTGTTATCACCTTTGTTATCTTTTTGCATCTTAGCTAATTCATCTTTAAGATCTTCAAGCTTTTTAACTACTTCTTCTAATTTTTCTTTAGAAGTATTTGTGTCTCTGTCCCCATCTTTTGCATCAACTTTTTCATTGTCATCAGTGGACTTAACATTCTTTACTTCTTCTCTAGAATCATCTGCTTTAACATTTCTATTGTTATCAACAGAGTCAGTTTGTCTTAAGTCAGCCTTTTTGGCATCTTCCTTTAACTTCACTGAGTTATCAAAATAGTCTTTAAAGTTTTGCTGTCTATCATTTTTATAACTAACTTTACTTTCAGATAAATTAATGTCTGTACTAAAATTGATTTTACCTATATTCACTTATTCTCACCCCCTTTCAGTGTTTCTTATGTATGCATATAATGCAAATTCATCATTATTAACTCTCTCAATTCTGTCCTGCTCTTTAGTAAATGCTTCATATTTCTTTTCCTTTAACCTTTCAACTGTCTTTCTCTCTATTGTACGTTGTTTTAAATTATCACGCCTTATTTCAAGTTCTCGGTCTTTAATTTCAAGCTCTCTTTCCTTTTCCGCAATTCCCTGATTAAGAGCTGTCATATAATTTCTTTTTATTTTCTGATACACAATACTTTCACCTGGTTTAATACCTCTGTATCTATCATAGTCATTCCTCATATCATCAAGTTTTTCTTCTATGACCATTTTTTCTCTTTGTGTATCTTTGAAAAGTCTTACTGACTCCTCTTCATTTTTCACTCTCATATCTAAAAGCTTATCTAATTTAAATGTAAACCTTTCACCCATTTTTCCCTCCTATTAGAACAATGACGTTAATGTTCTAATACTTTCATCAAAACTTGACTCTTCTTTAATTCCTTGTTTTAAGAAGTTTTCAATATAAGGATTATACTGAATAGCTAAATCAATTTTTTTGTTGCTGCCTTTTACATATGCACCAATATTAATAAGATCTTCTGACTCTTTATATGTTGCAAGTAAATCTCTAGCCTGGGAAGCTGCATTTTTATGTACATCTTCTGCTATTGAAGGCATAAGTCTTGAGACGGAATTTAATATATCTATTGCTGGATAATGATTTTTATGGGCTAATGCTCTCGATAAAACAATATGTCCATCTAGAATACCTCTCACTGTATCTGCGATTGGTTCATTAAAATCATCACCATCAACAAGTACTGTATAAAATGCTGTTATTGATCCTTTATCTGATGTTCCCGATCTTTCCAGCAATTTTGGAAGTTTTGCAAAAACTGATGGGGTATATCCTTTAGTTGCTGGTGGTTCTCCAATGGCTAGTCCAACTTCTCTTTGAGCCATTGCAAATCTCGTAACTGAGTCCATCATTAATATAACTTTTTTACCTTTATCTCTAAAGTATTCTGCTATAGCTGAAGCTGTTAATGCACCTTTAAGCCTAATTAAAGCTGGTTTATCTGAAGTAGCACATATAACAACAGATTTTTTCATTCCTTCTTCTCCTAAGTCAGTTTGAATAAAATCCAAAACTTCTCTACCTCTTTCACCTATAAGCGCGATAACATTAATATCCGCCTTAGCTTCTCTTGCTATCATACCAAGTGTTGTACTTTTTCCAACTCCACTACCTGCAAAAATTCCTATTCTTTGTCCTTCACCACATGTTAGGAAACCATCAATTGCTCTTACTCCAGTAGGTAAAGCATCTGTTATCCTTTTTCTCTTCATAGGATCAGGTGGGTCATTTTCAAGAGGATATTCCTCCCCAAATTTAATTTCTTCACCCTCTAATGGATATCCAAGTCCATCTAAAACCTTACCTAGAAGTTCATCACTACACTTTACACTTAATGGTTTTCTTTCCGGAACAACTCTACATCCAGGCGATATACCAGACAACTCACCAAGTGGCATTAGAATAACAGAATCATCCCTAAAACCAACTACTTCACATTTAATAGGATCATTTTTTTCGTTATAAATTGTACACAATTCACCTACAAATGCTTTGATTCCTTCTGTTTCCACAGTAAGTCCAATTACTTTTTTTACTCTTCCTTCTATGTAACTTGGAGATAATTCTCTTATCTTCTTATTAAGAAGCGGAAAATCTAATGAAAGCATTTATCTTCACCTACCCTATTAAAGCTTCTTCTACTTTCTTTAATCCTATATCTAATCCTACTATACATTTACCATTGTCTTTTTGAATTTCTGCATTTCCTGGTGCCATATTTTCATCTAAAATCACATGGATTTCTTCTATAGTATAGATACTTTTCCAACCTTGAATATGTGCTTTAATGCTTTCCCCATGCTCCGGATTACACTTAATTACAAATATTCTACTTTCCTTTGAATATTGAATATATTCTTCAACTAAGGAATCTAATCCTGATTCCTTCTCTAATTCTCTCTTTAAAACACTTTTAGCAATGTTTATTGATAACTTAATTATGTCTTCTTTTTTTTCTTGGAGATAGTCAGTAAAGATTTTTTTAGAACTTATTAGAATATCTGAGGCTTGATTTAAAATGTCAGTAGCTTCTGCCTTTGCAATTTCTATATTTTTCTCATACGCTTCCTCATATCCTTTTTTACTACCATCTTCATACCCATTTTGCATTCCTTGCTCATAAGCCCTTTCATAAGCTTCCTTTTCTAGGACTTTTATCTCTTGTAATGCATTTTCAATTATCTTGTCTCTTTCAGCTTTTGCATTATTAAGTATTTCCTGAGCAATTTTTTTATGACTCTCTAAGATACTATCTATCTTTTCTTGTACAATCCTATTATTTTCATCATCATTTCCAATGAATTCAGCCTTATGAACTACTGGTGAATACTCAGTTTTTACAAACTTTTCTTCACCAACTTGTAAATTTTCTCTTTTTATTACACTATAAGATGATTGCATCTTCTCCACCTCTTGAAATGATTATTTCACCAGCTTCATCTAATCTTCTAATTACAGACACAATCTTCTGTTGAGCTTTTTCAACATCCATAAGTCTTACAGGTCCTAAGAATTCCATATCTTCCTTTAAAGAAGCCGCTGCCCTCTTAGATTGGTTTCTAAATATAGCATTTGCAACATCCTCGGAACATCCCTTAAGAGCAAGAGCAAGATCTTTACCTTCAACTTCTCTAAGTATTCTCTGAATCGATACATCATCAAGAGTAATAATATCTTCGAATACAAACATTGAACTCTTAATTTTATCTGCCAATTCAGCATCTTCTCTTTCGAGACTTTCTGTAATATTCTTTTCTGTAGTTCTATCAACTTGATTTAATATATCAACAAGAGTTTGAACTCCGCCTAAGCTTGTCATTTCAGTTCTTATCATTGAAGATAACTTACCTTCTAAGACTTTTTCTATTTCTTTTATTACCATAGGAGATGTATTACTCATGGTTGCAATTCTAAATGCAACTTCAGACTGAACTTCTTCTGGTAATTCCGCCATAACTTGAGCACCTTTATCCGGCTGTAAATAGCAGAGAATTAGTGCTATAGTTTGCGGATGCTCATTTGATATTACATTTAAAAGTTGATGAGCATCTGCTTTTCTAGCAATAGAAAATGGTCTATATTGTGCAGTAGCATCTGAAACTTTTTCAAGAATTTCTTCCGCTCTTGTTGTTCCTAATGCTTTAGAAAGAAGTTGTCTTGCGTAGTCCATACCACCTTCAAGTATATAGTCCCTAGCTTTATTCATTTCCATAAATTCATTAAGAATTTCTTGTCTTTGATC is a window encoding:
- a CDS encoding flagellar hook-length control protein FliK, with the protein product MNIGKINFSTDINLSESKVSYKNDRQQNFKDYFDNSVKLKEDAKKADLRQTDSVDNNRNVKADDSREEVKNVKSTDDNEKVDAKDGDRDTNTSKEKLEEVVKKLEDLKDELAKMQKDNKGDNKSIEDLLSVINSLILALQNLKDQKNGISETQGVNGQLTNTMNLLGGQSLQNSQDLSLADIQNKALFTKVNDIIQELKLNPVQNGETGNISAEIVKLLTDMDGGEQFKDILSKLQDVVKEIPKAIGDVTKDMNTSNVSNQGYITDSKVEDGTAKSADETKIKNNNSSQKGNENSLANVDKTNTDASRITKTVDVSSNTDGSKEESNSESSKEDDFLQSILKGKGNDNFDKAAQLNLNRVQVPVDNVVNEAQSISKANITQDVIKTIKFMETSSLKELTVKMNPKDLGEITIKLVAQGEQMKATINASNKEAYDLLNSKVQEIKNTLNTQNIKIDDVNVSLNDNYTAFSSGQENFGTEKGNDGRSNSSSKTETPEIAEITEETEETLLYNNLNKLA
- the fliJ gene encoding flagellar export protein FliJ; its protein translation is MGERFTFKLDKLLDMRVKNEEESVRLFKDTQREKMVIEEKLDDMRNDYDRYRGIKPGESIVYQKIKRNYMTALNQGIAEKERELEIKDRELEIRRDNLKQRTIERKTVERLKEKKYEAFTKEQDRIERVNNDEFALYAYIRNTERG
- the fliI gene encoding flagellar protein export ATPase FliI: MLSLDFPLLNKKIRELSPSYIEGRVKKVIGLTVETEGIKAFVGELCTIYNEKNDPIKCEVVGFRDDSVILMPLGELSGISPGCRVVPERKPLSVKCSDELLGKVLDGLGYPLEGEEIKFGEEYPLENDPPDPMKRKRITDALPTGVRAIDGFLTCGEGQRIGIFAGSGVGKSTTLGMIAREAKADINVIALIGERGREVLDFIQTDLGEEGMKKSVVICATSDKPALIRLKGALTASAIAEYFRDKGKKVILMMDSVTRFAMAQREVGLAIGEPPATKGYTPSVFAKLPKLLERSGTSDKGSITAFYTVLVDGDDFNEPIADTVRGILDGHIVLSRALAHKNHYPAIDILNSVSRLMPSIAEDVHKNAASQARDLLATYKESEDLINIGAYVKGSNKKIDLAIQYNPYIENFLKQGIKEESSFDESIRTLTSLF
- a CDS encoding FliH/SctL family protein; the protein is MQSSYSVIKRENLQVGEEKFVKTEYSPVVHKAEFIGNDDENNRIVQEKIDSILESHKKIAQEILNNAKAERDKIIENALQEIKVLEKEAYERAYEQGMQNGYEDGSKKGYEEAYEKNIEIAKAEATDILNQASDILISSKKIFTDYLQEKKEDIIKLSINIAKSVLKRELEKESGLDSLVEEYIQYSKESRIFVIKCNPEHGESIKAHIQGWKSIYTIEEIHVILDENMAPGNAEIQKDNGKCIVGLDIGLKKVEEALIG
- the fliG gene encoding flagellar motor switch protein FliG; the protein is MAKESKLNGIQKAAILFITLGPEASSPIIKKLPESEIQKITYEIANITSVTSDQRQEILNEFMEMNKARDYILEGGMDYARQLLSKALGTTRAEEILEKVSDATAQYRPFSIARKADAHQLLNVISNEHPQTIALILCYLQPDKGAQVMAELPEEVQSEVAFRIATMSNTSPMVIKEIEKVLEGKLSSMIRTEMTSLGGVQTLVDILNQVDRTTEKNITESLEREDAELADKIKSSMFVFEDIITLDDVSIQRILREVEGKDLALALKGCSEDVANAIFRNQSKRAAASLKEDMEFLGPVRLMDVEKAQQKIVSVIRRLDEAGEIIISRGGEDAIIL